A window of the Artemia franciscana chromosome 21, ASM3288406v1, whole genome shotgun sequence genome harbors these coding sequences:
- the LOC136040665 gene encoding protein adenylyltransferase Fic-like — translation MINFEYKNEAIPNSATEEAILSMNYAIKMTKSGNQEKALILFQRALDLAPGNPNILNSYGEYLERIGQNLMEADFYYQRALNISPCHPGALENHKRTLPLVNKLDECLQQNIARKKDEIVTFSDSDVFKEVSNDIKSRYVYHTVGIEGNTMTLAQTRLILESRNPIPDKSLIEYNEILGIDNALKYLDSTLLNKPSDISEENLLHIHSYVLGLVDPSESGAYRHTQVFVNGHKPPPPQEVNFLMSEFISWLNSTDARSLHPIKYAALAHFKLVSIHPFTDGNGRTSRLLMSLILMRAKYPLIIVNKEEKIPYFRALEAAQQGDVRPFIRYVTHSVEETLNVFLLAMSNPASNLALELKNVKSTRCGENVFKLIGLPANGEDRALIAPR, via the coding sequence ATGATCAACTTTGAATACAAAAACGAAGCTATTCCCAACTCTGCAACTGAAGAAGCTATACTTTCAATGAACTACGCCATTAAAATGACAAAATCAGGTAATCAGGAAAAGGCACTGATCTTATTCCAGCGTGCTTTAGATTTAGCACCTGGCAATCCAAACATTTTGAACTCTTATGGTGAATATCTTGAGAGaataggacaaaatttaatggAAGCAGATTTTTATTACCAAAGAGCCCTGAATATATCTCCTTGCCATCCCGGGGCCTTAGAGAACCACAAAAGAACGTTGCCTTTAGTAAACAAACTTGATGAGTGTTTGCAACAGAATATTGCAAGAAagaaagatgaaattgtgacgTTTTCAGATTCAGATGTTTTTAAAGAAGTTTCAAATGATATTAAGTCTCGCTATGTTTACCATACAGTCGGGATTGAAGGTAATACTATGACTTTAGCACAGACACGCTTGATACTTGAAAGTCGAAACCCTATACCCGATAAAAGTTTAATTGAATACAATGAGATTCTTGGAATAGATAACGCTTTAAAATATCTCGACAGTACTCTGCTTAACAAACCAAGCGATATATCAGAGGAAAATTTATTACATATACATAGTTATGTGCTGGGTTTAGTAGACCCGAGTGAAAGCGGAGCTTACCGTCATACCCAGGTGTTTGTTAACGGTCATAAGCCTCCACCTCCTCAAGAAGTAAATTTTCTTATGAGTGAATTTATCAGCTGGCTCAACTCAACTGACGCCAGAAGCTTGCATCCGATAAAATACGCTGCACTAGCTCATTTTAAGCTGGTATCAATACACCCATTTACAGATGGAAATGGAAGAACTTCCAGACTTCTAATGTCTCTAATATTGATGCGAGCTAAATATCCTCTCATAATTgtcaataaagaagaaaagattccGTATTTCCGAGCTTTAGAAGCTGCCCAGCAGGGTGATGTGCGTCCTTTCATTAGATATGTTACTCACTCTGTAGAAGAAACgctaaatgtttttcttctggCCATGTCAAACCCAGCATCTAATCTTGCACTAGAGCTAAAAAATGTCAAGAGCACCCGCTGTGGAGAAAACGTATTTAAATTAATCGGTCTTCCTGCGAATGGTGAAGACCGAGCCCTGATTGCTCCCCGATGA